The window AAGCTCCTCTAATATTGGTAATACTCTATTTTCTCCAGAAATCCCCATTAGTTTTATAGCCATCAAGCGTTCTTCCCAAATCGAGGAGCTCACAAATGATTCCACTTTTTCAAAAGGCATAGGAAAACCGATAGCAGCTAAACTTTTTAATGCTTTTATTCTTTCTTCTGTCTCAGTTGATAAAAGACATTTTTCTAAGAAAGGAACAAATTCCGCTTTCGATTGAATACCAATCATATCAAGCAATGGGAATTTAATTTCCGATGGCAATTCATCATACTTTCTAACGAGTTCATCCCACTGTTCATCTGTCATAATTCCAATTAACGTGCGATAAACAAGTTCTGATAAGGAAGTTTTCGTATTAACAAGATAAGCGAATAATTTAGGATGATTTAAAGTTACTAATATTTTTAATAGTTGACTCTCTTCTGCTTTTGTTAAAATTTTTTTATCGAGATACTTTAATACGAATTCAATCATGTTTGTCATTTGAAACTTTTCAATGGCATATAAAATATTCATTCTTACTGCCCATCTTGAACGGAAAATGTTTTTTTCATAATAAGGAGTAAAATGTTCTTCTGCAAACTGTTGAATTCTCCATTTCATTTCTTCACCTGCAGAAACATCTGCAAAATCGTGAAGCAAACTTTCTAGTGCTAAAAAACTTTTATAATCTTTTGGAATAATCGTAGTCGTTTCTTCCCCTTCATATAGATACAGAAAAAAGCGATCTCTAAGTAATTCTTTTTTCCGTTCAATTTGGAGAGTCAGTTGATTGCTTCTTGCTTTATTAACTATTAAAAAAACAAATAAAGCGCTTAATATTAGAACCATAATGCTCATTAAAAATAGTACATACTGAATAGGGAGTATCATGACTTCACCTTATTCAATAATCTTTGCACTCTTGATTCTATTTCTACTAGCTTGAATGGTTTTGTCATATAATCATCTGCTCCAAGTTGAAGGGCACGCTTAATATCTGCTTCGCTTTTACGAGTTGTTAACATCATCACTGTATATTTAGCTTGTCTACTATCCTGACGTAATTTTTGAAGAACTTCTAAGCCATCCATTTTCGGCATCATACCATCAAGTATAACTACGTAGTAGCATTCATCTGTAATCCATTCTGATTCTAGAAATGTAAGACCATCATGGAATGTTTTAATTTCTATATTATAGTGACGAGGTGGGGAGATTTTACTTAGTACTTGTGATAGCATGGAACGAATAATAGGGTCATCATCCACGACAGCAATTTTTAATGTTTGAAGCTCACGTTTTATTTCTTGGTTGGATATTACTACTTTATTCCTACCTGTTTGCTTCGCTTCGTATAATGCTTGATCTGCTTTGTCCAGCCAAAATGAAATCGATTTTTGACTTTGTTCCACTTGAACAACCCCTGCAGAAAACGTACAAGAAAATGTACTCCCATTTGCATGGAACACTTCTTTACTAAAATCATGTAGAATTCTTTGTAGTAACGTTTCTCCATCTTCACGTTGTGTGTTGGGCAATAACAGTGTAAATTCTTCTCCTCCAAATCTAGCAACTACATCATTAATTCGGACTTTCCCTTTTACAAAAGAAGCAAACTGTTGAAGGATTTCATCCCCAATAATGTGTCCATATGTGTCATTCACTTTTTTAAAATAATCTATATCAAGCATTACAAGGCAAAACGGAATGCCGGTTCGGTTAAACTCTGCATGTAATTGTGCAAACGATTGTTCCAAATATTTACGATTAAATATTTGTGTCAGTTCATCCATTAACAAGATACTTTCTATATGTCGTTTTCGTTGTAATTGTCGATCCACTCGAACCTTAAATTCCTTTATATCAAAAGGCTTTGGAATAAAATCATCTGCTCCAAGTTCAAACGCCTTGATTCTTGTCTCACTCTCATTGTCTACACTCATTACTATTGATGGGATAAACAGTTGTTGGAGCTTTTCCTTTAACTGTTCCAATGTGTTTAAGCCATTCCAGCCACCCATATGAATATCAAGTATTAAGCAGTCTGGTTTGATTTCATAAAAAAATGACAATGCCTTTTCGTGAGAAGCAGCTACAAAAACTTGATAGCCTTCTCCTTCTAATGTTTCTTTTAAATACATTAGTAAGGATGTTTCATCATCTATTATGAGAATAACAGGTTGTCCTTTTATATAGTCACGCTCTGGTTCATTTTCTAAGTCAATATCTAATAGTTCTTCGCTATAGCTAATACGAATAATAGGTAATAAGTACTCTTGTAATTCCGTTTCGTTCCAGTAATCTTTTTTGTCTTGGGTTATTAGATTATCAAGTTGTGTGGTGGCAAAGTTACCTAATTCATCTAAACCTATTGTTTTTGCTGTACCAGCTAAAGAGTGCAGAAACCTCTCTAATTCTTCATTAGCTACTAACTTATTATTCTCAAACCACTCTCTCAATTGACTTCTGATATTTGCCATCAATTTTTCCCTGTATTTCTCCACTGTTGCACCAACTTTCATTGCATTACTTTT is drawn from Bacillus alkalisoli and contains these coding sequences:
- a CDS encoding response regulator, which translates into the protein MANIRSQLREWFENNKLVANEELERFLHSLAGTAKTIGLDELGNFATTQLDNLITQDKKDYWNETELQEYLLPIIRISYSEELLDIDLENEPERDYIKGQPVILIIDDETSLLMYLKETLEGEGYQVFVAASHEKALSFFYEIKPDCLILDIHMGGWNGLNTLEQLKEKLQQLFIPSIVMSVDNESETRIKAFELGADDFIPKPFDIKEFKVRVDRQLQRKRHIESILLMDELTQIFNRKYLEQSFAQLHAEFNRTGIPFCLVMLDIDYFKKVNDTYGHIIGDEILQQFASFVKGKVRINDVVARFGGEEFTLLLPNTQREDGETLLQRILHDFSKEVFHANGSTFSCTFSAGVVQVEQSQKSISFWLDKADQALYEAKQTGRNKVVISNQEIKRELQTLKIAVVDDDPIIRSMLSQVLSKISPPRHYNIEIKTFHDGLTFLESEWITDECYYVVILDGMMPKMDGLEVLQKLRQDSRQAKYTVMMLTTRKSEADIKRALQLGADDYMTKPFKLVEIESRVQRLLNKVKS
- a CDS encoding HEAT repeat domain-containing protein, yielding MILPIQYVLFLMSIMVLILSALFVFLIVNKARSNQLTLQIERKKELLRDRFFLYLYEGEETTTIIPKDYKSFLALESLLHDFADVSAGEEMKWRIQQFAEEHFTPYYEKNIFRSRWAVRMNILYAIEKFQMTNMIEFVLKYLDKKILTKAEESQLLKILVTLNHPKLFAYLVNTKTSLSELVYRTLIGIMTDEQWDELVRKYDELPSEIKFPLLDMIGIQSKAEFVPFLEKCLLSTETEERIKALKSLAAIGFPMPFEKVESFVSSSIWEERLMAIKLMGISGENRVLPILEELMRDEQFDVRSQATQAILALENGKQYLFDVYLSTEDKYAKDMAAEWLEKEEQ